A genomic segment from Gracilimonas sediminicola encodes:
- a CDS encoding T9SS type A sorting domain-containing protein, whose product MINATKKGVKGAALFVLTFLFSYGAVHAQSNLFFSEYIEGSSNNKAWEIYNPNSTPVNLDDYQVAQSSNGDGWEFYHTFPTGASISGYGTYVITTDQVSSSLYNTDFADETLSWPSMTHHNGNDARALIHISGTDTTFLDVFGDPNSDANWAVGDSVEATKDHTLVRKPNVSTGNTTALGSFGTDDASSEWIVYPQNDFGGLGAHRDYNAPITVRDLNTYQGVSEFSEAAIEDHPLADSTVTLTVVITSYPKSSGLSNPDDTNDDGTIDEISRIHVFVTDTNAVTMGRQGMSIQLVESDYTLLDGFTRGDVVTLEAELGFFGGTSQVAVESVNRLGNVNQEFPEYASLLDPWEVDLTDINSFEDGELTMRFSNYNVYNGAYVKINSATVSNVAQGNRVDWAVNKDGSRIYVYDTSLRYRNDHAIGAEGYLPSYNARRIDPNQDGPFEAPASGANVDISGFINYVGDDPDALVPSGNGAFSINPFEDGVVWLNGERNVDGVDGFEWPNDLVVNGLPPVISNVSLSDSSVTSSDAVVVTASAEAVDGASLTSVSLIYTSPDTTDTLTMSNTTGNEFSATLPTFDNFTPVSFYIEASDDNGLTGRAPFSGGFSFFVADNPISEISILQETGDGQPGSSPLLGAGTIPVNITATVVSSAGESGFITIQDAAAAWSGIYVEEDSETESLNIGDEINVTELTISEEFGVTFATLDAFTVESSGNSVANLAVELNTQDITGSATAYEEYEGVFLTFNDVKVTTNQADGSSDFGEWEFGSTQGGGAADTLEAGEGLRVDDAFTINYGSDLNDHVKVGADMESLSGVLYYSFGNPKMILRTLDDVVADDWTLPDTGFDLETPADEATVEVTGDITVEWEATSDFDGNDITYEWVLYSADTASVVTSVPSNDDSTASAVTLDYATVDGLLASAGLEVGESADFVWTVRVSDGVDTVAAAEDYDAATNTFSTLYYSLTLERAMETSGEVETGLPKSFDLKQNYPNPFNPTTNITFDLPRAANVSLTVYDMLGRKVATLVNERMTAGTHTAAFDASRLASGMYIYRIEAGSFESIKKMMLIK is encoded by the coding sequence ATGATTAATGCTACAAAAAAAGGAGTGAAAGGAGCCGCCTTGTTTGTGCTTACTTTTCTCTTCAGTTATGGTGCAGTTCATGCACAGAGCAACTTGTTTTTCTCGGAATACATTGAAGGTTCGAGTAACAACAAAGCCTGGGAGATTTATAACCCAAACAGTACCCCAGTAAATCTTGACGACTACCAGGTTGCACAGTCTTCAAACGGAGACGGATGGGAGTTTTACCATACTTTCCCAACCGGAGCTTCAATTTCGGGTTATGGAACCTATGTAATCACTACCGACCAGGTAAGCTCATCACTTTATAACACAGACTTTGCTGATGAAACATTAAGTTGGCCAAGTATGACCCATCACAATGGAAATGATGCGCGGGCACTTATTCATATATCAGGAACGGATACTACTTTTTTAGATGTATTTGGAGATCCAAACTCTGATGCTAATTGGGCAGTTGGAGATTCTGTTGAAGCTACTAAAGATCATACTTTAGTTCGAAAGCCTAATGTTTCAACCGGAAATACTACTGCTCTGGGTTCTTTTGGAACTGATGACGCTTCTTCAGAATGGATAGTTTATCCTCAAAATGATTTTGGCGGACTAGGTGCACACAGAGACTATAATGCGCCAATTACCGTTCGCGACCTGAATACTTACCAGGGCGTTTCTGAGTTTTCAGAGGCGGCTATAGAAGATCACCCACTTGCAGACAGTACGGTTACATTAACAGTGGTAATTACCTCGTATCCAAAGAGTTCAGGGTTGTCAAATCCTGATGATACCAATGATGATGGTACCATTGATGAGATATCACGTATCCATGTTTTTGTAACGGATACCAATGCAGTGACTATGGGCCGTCAGGGAATGTCTATTCAGCTGGTTGAGTCTGATTACACTCTTCTTGATGGATTTACCAGAGGAGATGTTGTTACTCTGGAAGCCGAGTTAGGTTTCTTTGGTGGTACATCTCAGGTTGCTGTCGAGTCTGTAAACCGACTGGGTAACGTAAACCAGGAATTCCCTGAATATGCAAGTCTACTTGACCCATGGGAAGTTGATCTGACTGATATAAACAGTTTTGAAGATGGTGAGCTTACCATGCGCTTTAGTAACTATAATGTATATAACGGAGCGTATGTTAAAATTAATTCTGCTACCGTAAGTAACGTAGCACAGGGAAATCGTGTTGACTGGGCTGTAAACAAAGACGGATCCAGAATTTATGTATACGATACATCTCTGAGATACAGAAACGACCATGCTATTGGCGCTGAAGGATATCTGCCATCCTATAACGCTCGTAGAATAGACCCTAACCAGGACGGACCATTTGAAGCACCTGCTTCAGGAGCCAATGTGGACATCAGTGGTTTCATTAACTATGTGGGAGACGATCCCGATGCTTTGGTACCAAGCGGAAACGGCGCTTTCAGCATTAACCCATTTGAAGATGGTGTTGTATGGTTAAATGGTGAAAGAAATGTAGACGGTGTGGATGGTTTTGAATGGCCAAATGACCTTGTTGTAAACGGTCTTCCTCCTGTAATTTCTAATGTTTCACTTTCAGACTCCTCAGTAACTTCTAGTGATGCGGTGGTTGTTACTGCAAGTGCAGAAGCTGTTGACGGTGCTTCTTTGACAAGCGTAAGTTTAATTTACACTTCGCCGGATACAACTGACACACTGACTATGTCAAATACTACCGGGAATGAGTTTTCTGCTACACTCCCAACATTTGATAACTTTACACCAGTGTCATTTTACATCGAAGCGTCTGATGACAACGGCCTGACTGGTAGAGCTCCATTTTCCGGAGGTTTCAGTTTCTTCGTTGCTGACAATCCTATTTCAGAGATTTCAATATTACAGGAAACAGGAGATGGGCAGCCAGGATCAAGTCCTCTGCTTGGAGCAGGTACTATTCCTGTAAATATTACGGCTACAGTAGTGTCCAGTGCAGGTGAAAGTGGTTTTATTACCATTCAGGATGCTGCCGCCGCATGGTCTGGTATTTATGTTGAAGAAGACAGCGAAACCGAAAGCCTGAATATTGGTGATGAAATCAATGTTACAGAGCTAACCATCTCTGAGGAGTTTGGTGTTACCTTTGCGACACTTGATGCCTTCACGGTTGAATCTTCAGGTAACTCTGTGGCTAATTTAGCGGTTGAGCTGAATACTCAGGACATCACAGGATCTGCTACTGCTTATGAAGAGTACGAAGGTGTTTTCCTGACCTTTAACGATGTAAAAGTAACAACCAACCAGGCAGACGGTTCCAGTGACTTCGGTGAGTGGGAATTTGGTTCCACCCAGGGTGGTGGTGCGGCTGATACACTTGAGGCCGGAGAAGGTCTGCGTGTTGACGATGCATTTACTATCAATTATGGCTCTGACTTAAACGACCATGTTAAAGTTGGTGCAGACATGGAGTCTCTGTCAGGTGTTCTTTACTATTCTTTCGGTAACCCGAAAATGATTCTAAGAACGCTTGATGATGTTGTGGCTGATGACTGGACTCTGCCGGATACTGGTTTTGATCTGGAAACCCCGGCTGACGAAGCTACTGTTGAAGTAACCGGTGATATTACCGTTGAGTGGGAAGCTACATCAGACTTTGACGGCAACGATATCACTTATGAGTGGGTACTATACTCAGCTGATACAGCTAGTGTTGTAACTTCTGTTCCATCAAATGATGATTCAACAGCTTCTGCTGTTACCCTTGATTATGCAACGGTAGACGGCTTATTAGCTTCTGCAGGTCTTGAAGTAGGCGAAAGCGCAGACTTTGTGTGGACTGTTCGTGTAAGCGACGGAGTTGATACTGTAGCTGCAGCTGAAGATTATGATGCAGCGACAAATACTTTCTCTACATTGTACTACAGCCTGACATTAGAGCGCGCAATGGAAACTTCAGGAGAAGTTGAGACAGGGTTGCCTAAGAGCTTTGACCTTAAGCAAAACTATCCGAATCCATTCAACCCAACTACTAATATTACGTTTGACCTTCCAAGAGCAGCAAACGTAAGTCTGACAGTGTATGATATGCTGGGTAGAAAGGTTGCTACATTGGTGAACGAGCGGATGACAGCAGGCACCCACACTGCAGCATTTGATGCTTCCAGACTGGCAAGTGGTATGTATATCTACCG
- a CDS encoding TIGR04283 family arsenosugar biosynthesis glycosyltransferase — MISIIIPAFNEEAKIGELLSFLKKHSEGQESEILVVDGGSSDNTVKVAEEKGAKVLKSPLRGRANQMNFGAEKARGEWLYFLHADTTPPPTFIADITKKIQAGFDCGCFRLAFDDRHPALRIYSWFTRFDLNFFRFGDQSLFVRKALFSRIGGFDHKLLVMEDQEIVSRLKTRAQFVIIKKPVVTSARKYQRFGVFRLQFIFAIIVILFYLKISQEVIAHFYKSFMVGSSY; from the coding sequence ATGATCAGCATAATTATTCCGGCTTTTAATGAAGAGGCCAAGATTGGCGAGCTGCTTTCTTTTTTGAAGAAACACAGTGAGGGGCAGGAGTCGGAAATTCTTGTGGTGGATGGAGGCAGTTCGGACAACACGGTTAAAGTGGCAGAAGAAAAGGGAGCAAAAGTATTGAAAAGCCCCTTAAGAGGTCGGGCAAATCAAATGAATTTTGGGGCTGAAAAGGCCCGGGGGGAGTGGTTGTATTTCCTTCATGCAGACACTACCCCACCTCCGACATTTATTGCCGATATCACAAAAAAAATACAAGCCGGATTTGATTGCGGTTGCTTCCGCCTGGCCTTTGATGACCGCCACCCGGCGCTGAGAATTTACAGTTGGTTTACCCGCTTCGACCTCAACTTTTTCAGGTTCGGTGATCAGAGTCTGTTTGTCAGAAAAGCGCTTTTCTCAAGAATAGGAGGGTTTGATCATAAACTGCTGGTTATGGAAGATCAGGAGATCGTGAGCCGGCTTAAGACTCGCGCACAATTTGTGATCATTAAAAAGCCGGTTGTTACCTCGGCAAGGAAATATCAACGGTTTGGGGTTTTCAGATTACAGTTCATTTTTGCTATTATAGTGATCCTCTTTTATTTAAAGATCAGCCAAGAGGTAATAGCACACTTTTATAAATCGTTTATGGTGGGCTCGTCATATTAA
- a CDS encoding TIGR04282 family arsenosugar biosynthesis glycosyltransferase: MNTQQGTLNKEGRTREKLIIFVKNEEAGKTKTRLAATIGDEQALEVYQKLLGWTFEQTRNLEVAKEVWYSRFIAEKDIWEGGDFTKQLQSGENLGKRMSNAFQQSFLDESFQKVVIIGSDCAELTSDIIQQAFQELEEHEFVVGPAEDGGYYLLGMRSYHPEVFEEIEWSTGSVFQKTVEKIRDIGLNHTTLKELNDVDTIEDWNRVKSGL; the protein is encoded by the coding sequence TTGAACACCCAACAAGGAACATTGAACAAGGAAGGAAGAACGAGGGAAAAGCTGATCATCTTCGTGAAGAATGAGGAGGCCGGGAAAACAAAAACCCGGCTGGCAGCTACAATCGGAGATGAGCAGGCACTTGAGGTATATCAGAAATTGCTGGGCTGGACCTTTGAGCAAACCCGTAATTTAGAAGTGGCCAAAGAAGTATGGTATTCCCGGTTCATCGCGGAAAAGGACATTTGGGAAGGTGGTGATTTTACAAAGCAGCTTCAGTCAGGGGAAAACCTGGGAAAGAGAATGTCGAATGCTTTTCAGCAATCTTTTTTAGATGAGTCTTTCCAAAAAGTGGTGATTATTGGCAGTGATTGTGCAGAGCTTACTTCTGATATTATTCAGCAGGCCTTTCAGGAGCTGGAGGAGCATGAATTTGTAGTCGGTCCGGCAGAAGACGGGGGCTACTACCTGTTAGGTATGCGAAGCTACCACCCGGAAGTTTTTGAAGAAATCGAATGGAGTACGGGCTCTGTATTTCAAAAAACAGTTGAAAAAATTCGGGATATTGGGTTAAATCACACCACGCTGAAAGAATTAAACGATGTAGATACCATCGAAGACTGGAATAGAGTGAAGTCCGGTTTGTAA
- the arsS gene encoding arsenosugar biosynthesis radical SAM (seleno)protein ArsS (Some members of this family are selenoproteins.), translated as MKSLLAESHELAKPSVQLDIINNHNEKIKSLPKFRDKIDPIGLFPLKPTGIDIFQMNVGYMCNMTCKHCHVDAGPDRQEIMTKETFEHCLEALKGTDIDTVDLTGGAPEMNPHFRWFVEEVSKLGKHVIVRSNLTILTTNKFSDLPGFFKEHGVEVTCSLPFYSKSRTDRQRGEGTYDKSIKALKRLNEIGYGDEDTGLMLNLVYNPVGAFLPGDQEEIKQEFKKELKRKHDIVFNDLFTITNLPISRFLNFLLMSGNLEEYMEKLIESFNPAAAAGVMCRNTISIGWDGRLFDCDFNQMLDMETHEDSVQHIKDFDLESLNNREIKINQHCFGCTAGAGSSCGGATT; from the coding sequence ATGAAAAGCTTATTGGCAGAATCTCATGAGTTGGCCAAGCCCAGCGTTCAGCTCGATATCATTAATAATCACAACGAAAAGATTAAATCTCTGCCGAAGTTCAGGGATAAAATTGATCCGATTGGGTTATTCCCGCTGAAGCCTACAGGGATCGATATTTTTCAGATGAATGTGGGCTACATGTGTAACATGACCTGCAAGCATTGCCATGTGGATGCCGGACCCGACCGACAGGAAATCATGACGAAGGAGACCTTTGAGCATTGTCTTGAAGCGCTGAAGGGAACCGATATTGATACGGTGGACCTTACGGGTGGCGCCCCGGAAATGAACCCGCATTTTCGGTGGTTTGTGGAGGAAGTTTCAAAGCTGGGGAAACATGTTATTGTAAGATCTAATCTTACCATCCTCACTACCAATAAATTCAGCGACCTCCCCGGGTTTTTTAAAGAGCATGGTGTGGAAGTCACCTGTTCGCTCCCTTTCTACAGTAAATCACGAACTGATCGCCAGCGGGGAGAAGGCACGTACGATAAGTCTATCAAGGCGTTGAAAAGGCTGAATGAAATCGGTTACGGAGACGAAGATACCGGGTTAATGTTGAACCTGGTTTATAATCCGGTGGGGGCTTTTTTGCCGGGAGATCAGGAAGAAATTAAACAGGAGTTTAAGAAAGAGCTTAAGAGAAAGCATGACATCGTATTTAATGACCTGTTTACGATTACCAATTTACCCATCAGTCGTTTCCTCAATTTTCTGCTGATGTCAGGTAACCTGGAAGAGTACATGGAAAAGCTGATTGAGTCATTCAATCCGGCAGCTGCAGCCGGGGTGATGTGCCGCAATACCATTTCCATTGGCTGGGACGGCCGCCTGTTTGATTGCGATTTCAATCAAATGCTGGATATGGAAACCCATGAAGACAGTGTTCAACACATCAAGGACTTTGACCTTGAATCGTTAAATAACAGGGAAATAAAGATCAATCAGCACTGTTTTGGATGCACAGCCGGAGCAGGCAGCAGCTGTGGGGGCGCTACTACTTGA
- a CDS encoding arsenosugar biosynthesis-associated peroxidase-like protein, which translates to MDNPYYKAEDLKKFGDITEFQEKLGNKFFEYYGEVFEEGALSKREKALIALAVAHTVQCPYCIDAYTTDSLEKGASEEQMMEAVHVAAAIRGGSSLVHGVQMMNKVKDLSM; encoded by the coding sequence ATGGATAATCCTTATTACAAAGCAGAAGACCTGAAAAAGTTTGGCGATATCACAGAATTCCAGGAAAAGCTGGGGAATAAATTTTTTGAATACTACGGTGAAGTTTTTGAAGAAGGCGCTCTGTCAAAAAGAGAAAAAGCCCTGATTGCACTTGCCGTAGCCCACACGGTTCAATGCCCATATTGCATTGATGCCTACACTACCGACAGCCTCGAAAAAGGAGCCAGTGAAGAGCAGATGATGGAAGCTGTACACGTTGCTGCAGCCATACGCGGAGGTTCATCGCTGGTTCATGGCGTGCAAATGATGAATAAGGTGAAAGACCTTTCCATGTAA
- a CDS encoding MBL fold metallo-hydrolase: MRYGGNTTCVQIQIKGDDELLILDSGTGFRNLGNELQGRGSSLRGRVFITHPHWDHLQGFPFFKPFYNGDNWFRIYLPPQGEIGCKEILQGHMSSTFFPVSIDMLEADLDCETFQPGKRDFDGYSVEYMWATHTVPTAMYKIRIKDKAIIFAPDNELMDDDTDKSRQFREEFKEFIRGADVLIHDAQYSKKLYKQRIGWGHSSWETVTELAKEVNVKRLFLTHHDPDNSDDVLGKREELIQDIYGSSFERVCLAKEGQEITLPSG; the protein is encoded by the coding sequence ATGCGTTACGGGGGTAACACAACGTGTGTGCAAATTCAGATCAAAGGTGATGATGAGCTGCTGATTTTAGATTCCGGAACCGGATTTCGAAACCTTGGAAACGAGTTGCAGGGCCGGGGTTCTTCGCTGCGCGGGCGGGTATTTATAACACACCCCCACTGGGATCACCTGCAAGGTTTTCCTTTCTTCAAACCCTTTTATAACGGGGATAACTGGTTTCGGATTTACCTGCCGCCACAGGGCGAAATTGGATGTAAAGAAATTCTGCAAGGCCATATGTCCAGCACCTTTTTCCCGGTATCCATAGATATGCTGGAAGCCGATTTAGATTGTGAAACCTTTCAGCCCGGAAAAAGAGATTTTGACGGGTACTCGGTTGAGTATATGTGGGCAACTCATACGGTTCCTACAGCTATGTATAAGATCAGGATTAAGGACAAAGCCATCATCTTTGCCCCTGATAATGAATTGATGGATGACGATACCGATAAAAGCCGGCAATTCAGAGAAGAGTTTAAAGAATTTATTCGCGGAGCAGATGTGCTTATCCACGATGCCCAGTATTCGAAAAAACTATATAAGCAGCGCATTGGCTGGGGGCACTCCTCGTGGGAAACTGTTACGGAACTGGCTAAGGAAGTAAATGTTAAAAGACTATTTTTAACACACCATGACCCGGATAACAGTGATGATGTTCTGGGAAAAAGAGAAGAGTTAATTCAGGATATTTACGGTTCTTCTTTTGAAAGGGTTTGTCTGGCCAAAGAAGGGCAGGAAATTACCCTGCCCTCTGGTTAA